The Myripristis murdjan chromosome 8, fMyrMur1.1, whole genome shotgun sequence genomic sequence TTTTCTACTGCGTGGAGAAAAGATAGGAAGGgcttcagtttgagttttttgtagcctttctttattttttctccactgtttgaCTCTGCAGTAGAGACCCTGCTCTCACAAACGCAGTgattttttcatcctttttttttttttttttttttttttttttcatttctaaccacttttagtattttattataGATCTACAATATTTTGCATATACATCAGCATTTCTGATAGCCAAGTTGAGATTCCACAGAATACTGCAACAATTAAAAACAGTCTTGCCATGAAATGTCTCAGCCTattccattattattttttgcagatGGTTTGGTCAAGTTTATAGCTACTTCCTTGAACACATCAAAAACACCCCCGTTTATTGTGAAGTGGAAACTTGTCATTTGTCAAGAATGCTGTTTGACTCGCACACAAGATGGCGCTGTTAAGCTACTTTTTTGTCCTATGACACAGCacttgcatgcaaacacactctgacATACATGTGTATCTGAGCCGGATGATGAAGCCTTGCTGGGGATAGTTTGTTCTGAAATGCTGCTATTCCAATGATCCAAATCTTTTCCATTGATACTATAAATCCTGTTTGCTAAAGGCAGGTATTGAACAGCAGCCGTGGTGCAGCAGTAATGGAGTCTGATTCAAATCACAATGATGTTGCTCATCCATATTTTTTGTATGGATCTGCTGTAAAGGCTCTTGATTCCTGGTCAGTAATAATGTGCTGAGTGAGTACAGTATCTCCCACTGACAGTGCATGTCTGGCATGACCAGAAGGGTGTTTGCAGCGGGCCGTGCCATGTTGATACTGAGCTGTCAAacataagcaaacacacagaggaagataAGCTTAGGCAGGGGGCCTTATCACCGGAAACTTTTCAATTATGTAGAaagtaaactgtgtgtgttgttcttgGCACCTGAGATCGGTGCTCGATATCTTCAAATGTATTGGAACCTTTGTAATCTGTGTAAAGAGCTTAGAGATGAAACGGCTCTAAAGATTCACAGTGCAGCTGAAGAAATAATATCTTCTTAAAGCGACGTGGAAGTTTAGTTACACATTCGCCTGCCTATGATCTTGAGCTCAATATAAGTCTATATGCTGACACTTGGGTTCAcattatattttgaaaattcagcagTCAGCATAAAAAAGTATGACTCCCCCTTCCTCATGTGATCCTCTGTGAGTCATGTTTGTAACTTGTTCATATCTTAGTTAGATGTATGTTTTTGAGAGCTGTTTTGTGAACACAATACACATGAATGGTAAAAAAATGGAGGTATGTTTTCTAAAGTGGAGCTCCCAGTGAACCCGAGTATCAGAATGTAGACTCATGAGCTCAAGAACATATACAGGCAAGTGTGTTACTAAACTTTTGGGCATTTACaataatttacaaaacaaaacaaaacaaaaaaaaaagaggtctaaaacagtcatcactgtcagcAGATTATTTGCTCAATCTTTGTGGGTTTAGTAGTACTAAGACATTTTTTAGTAGTAAGACCTAGTAGTAAGACCTTCAGCGGTAATTTTGTGTTATGCCATTttaattttgctctttttgaaacacaGGTGCTGTCAAATAActtatgtcaaaaaaaacaaacaaaaaatggctTGTGAGCTATAGGTTCTGACCACTGGTGTTAAGTgtgtaataaagtaaaacacacaggcctacagagagaaaaaggtaaACTCtagaggctttgggagttttatgGTATATCATCTATTCTGGACTGtgttatatttgaatcatacagtaatttgTTTTGCAATTTGAAACGTGTTTGACAATCCAATTGGCTGCCTAACTCTCTCCCAAGTGttgctcagcacatagggtagccTATAGTCTGGAAAAGGGAGATACGCCCGGCGGTGGTCTGCTCTCGACTGAGTCCTCTCCTCTAGTTCAAGAGAGGAGGAACAGCAAATAGCAAATGGAGTAATAGCAAAGCTTCACTTATCCTGTTTTGCATAAACACACCACATGAAATGTGTTATGCTTTGCCTTGCAGGCAAATCTATGCGGCacatttgatttcattcatAAGTGCAGATGTATTTAACCCACTGTTTCCTGTGGGTTTATTAATCACTGAAGCTGtttgatgaaaagaaaactctCCTTTATCTGAATAGAAAATGTGGAAGCAATTTTTAGCCCAGAACTACCTGGCCCTGTCCCAGGCCCAGCAGCTGAGTAAAAGTGGTCCAGTGACGTGgatcatctctctctgtcagcctcTCTGTGCCTCAGCAGCTCAGTTTCGACATAAGTTTCACTGGAAGAAGCAGTGGGACAATAGTGGGcagattattgtttttttttttttatcatcagtgATGGCCTAATACAGCACAGACTCTGACGCATGATTCCCACACACTCTAAGGGACAGTCACTACAGTTTCACATTCTCATGAACTAATGATGTGGTCTTTATAGTGTTAAGCTGTTCAGCATGCATGTGTTCTCAGTGGTGACGTACTGATAAAACAAAGTCCCTTCagttatcatttatcatttcatttttcatttgcagttTCACTTCCTTCCATTTTTGAATTAAAACCTCATAAAAGTGAGCCTTCTTTGCATTGCCTGTAAAGCTGACAAACAcatatgtattttaaaattctttACAGATGTTTGACTTCATTTGACTTCAGTTAGGTGATTTATACATAATCAGATGTCACAATACCTTTCACCAAATATCTCAATATCAATTTTGTGACGCTATTGTAAAGATGATGCTTTCATAATTTCATCATAACGTTcatcatttacacacaagattttttttttttttttttttttttttttttgtggtgaccAAGCAGATAGAGTTGTTTGCATTGATTAAGAGACCAAATCCAGGCTAAAAATAGAGTGGCAAAGAGAATTTGAGGCAGGGTGatgtgagagaaagagcaagagagagagagtcagagagggtgggagacagagaggggagagagagagagagagagagagagagagagagagagaaagagggagtgatGGTGGTGGACCGGTGGACCACAGTGGTTCTCTGCTTATCAGGGGCTCTCTGTCCCATTGTGGGAATCCGCCCATCCTAGGAAATGAGAGCTTCCTGTTGTTTTATAGAGCCTTCCTGCAAAAAGGTTGAGATATGTAATCCGTACCCACCAGGGAAGAGGGACAGAGCATTGTCAGGCAAAATGACAACCACCAATTCCTCACCTATGCTTTCTGGGTGTTTTGTGACGCTTCTCCTCTGGGGTAAGTAGAGGATTTTACACTGTCCAGCTCTGTGCTCCTCTAGCAGAGAGGCTCCACCAGAGCGTTTTCAtttgccctctctctcacctctccagaGGAATGCTCAGGAACTTGCTGTGATTGAGTGGTTTTAGAAAGGAGCTTAGCCAGTCCCATGATTGAGTTTTGAACCTAAAATAGTTTGGCTCAAGGAGCACATGGTGATTCTGATCAAGCCGAGACAACAGAGCAACTCTTTTGGGTTTTAAAGAGAATTCGTCTTACACTGTTGTTGAGAATGTTATCAACAGGATTATTACTGCTcggtggtatttttttttttttttttgtaaatgtgctCATATTATTGTATATTATATCCCTATGAGATAGGAATGAATGTAGGCAGGTTTAAATGACTATGTCCTTTCCTCGGATATAATCAGATTTCCTGAAAGCAGGGGAAGACAAAAGGAGGATGCACTGACTTGCCACTGACCCATCCTCTCTGCTCAGCTTATTCCTCAGCTTATTCTTTCTTGTTacttactttttcaaaacttcaTCTACCGTCAGAAGTCATcctatgtgtgtgcagtgtatgaAAAATGTATCCGTTACCTGTAGGTGCGATGATATTCAGATTTTATAGGCCATGTGTTACTCGCTGTAGCATATTCAAgcaattttcaattttaatcCTAATAACAATTCATCTTTTTGGCCCAAAGCGGGCTGCACGACAGTGTTTGCTCTGGTTAatcaggagctggaggaggaagtgcTACAAGCCACAACACCAGGTATGTCCACGGGTAATTACTCCGAATGTGAGGACAAAAATTCAGTTCGCGCTTCACTGACATATAGCTCACGCCTTGCCAGAAATACTGTGACTAACTTGACATCCTTTCTCTACAGAGTATTACATAACAGAACCAAATGGAACTGCAAGTAAGTTTACAGCTTCAATATCACACGTCAGAATATGTTGTGTGACTGTATGCCAGGAGTTCCTTGACTAATGAGTTAAATTTGCCAAATGATCAGCCTTTCGCATGCGTTTGTTGATTTAGCATTATGTCCTTCTTTATGCATTAAGCTTTGACATGAACTATACAAATACTACATACagtgtgtttcattcattttgtaattATACATGGTGATGATATATTCGGATCCTTGGGGGATTGTTTGGGAacatttcataaacacattttcctggCTCGGAGCTGACAAACTTcttgcagagaaaaacacaacagaaacactggaTTCTGCCAAGATCCCAGAGTGTGTGTATTATCATGAGAACCTGAGGCAAACTCCTGGGGAGGTCTGAAACCGTGAGGGGTCAACGGCAGTAGACACAAGGCCCATAATTGTTTAGGGTCAGAGGTTAACTGAAACCTTATTATGAGCAGCCCCCCACCTGGCTTCGCTTCCTGTATTTGTTCGTCATTCACCCCATGCAACGTCTGTGATCAACGCATGAACTCTGAATTGTGAAACAACTGGAACTTTGGAACAGCTCCCCTTTCACTGTTCCTCATCCCGtgccttccttttttttttctcttcccccaactgtcccccctccttcccctgcCAACTCCCCCAactctgagctcctcctctgctgaaaAGACACATTTCCTGATGTCATTACTAAATCAAAACGTTGCTCAGCAAACAGATGTTGTGAGAGGCCCAACATAAGAGTGCAGTCACATAAATTAACATGTTTGTCCTGAGAAAACAGGCAGCGTACATTTGAGTTTCAGTCAGTCAATGAAacctcctccttcagaaagtgCTTTAGACTTTAATCATGCTTCCACTGTGAATTGTCTTTGACAAAGAGTCATACAGGGAGAAACTAACCTACAGATGTAGCACATTCATGAGTTCCACATCGCTGCTGATTGCTTATTACATAAAGAAACCAAAAGTCCTCCCATATTCCCACACTTGTGAAGTCAGGAGGTCCTGCACAGTAAGTTTTCTTTACTAGCCTATGTGGGGGAGAGAGTTGGCCTTTAAAAACAGCTGGTTAGCACTGACTAACAACATCTTCCCAGGTTTGATCAAATTAACCCAGATATGAAATCACGACTGTCTGCACAGCACACCCTGCAGAGTCATGATTACATCCACCCCTTAACGCTGAGCCCTAAATGTTTACTTATGTTTCCTATTTGGCAGAGGCAGCCCAAAAGGCAAATAAATCACATGCTGTGAGCCGGCCAGGCCTTCGACTGTGAGAAACTGAGACTAAAAAGCAGAACAAGAGTTAAAGAGTAAAGGGTTTTCAGATGTGAGTCCAGCCCAGCTTGGGTGTGCTCCCTTTTATTTGGGAGAATGGAGAGGACAATCTTTGTTGCCTCCACCCCtttaaaaaggaagaaaatccTAAAGAAACGTGTGTTGGAGAGGGGGAGAGCTGCTGCCAAGGCGCAGGGCAGTCAGACATAACTTCGCAGAACATCTGGTAACCGCGGGTAACACCATTTGGACATCTGGTAACCGAAGGTTACACTGCGTCTCTTCCACCCTGTCGGGTTTCCTGTTATGCCTCGCTGTGCACAGTCTGAGAAGTTTAGGTTCATTATACATGGTCGTCAGTTGGAGGAAACACacctttattcattttttctgaCATGAAGGGAGCGCTTGGTTTCATTGGGGtattcctctcctttctctccggTGAGTGTGTGGTCTCTACAGCTGCAAATGCCTGGCTCAGTGTTGGAAATCTGAAGGGACTTTATGAGCTGCTCTAGACAAGAATGCTCAGAGGAAGTTCTGCTTTACATTGAAATGTGCTCGGAAGCATGTCTGTTAACAGGAGTGAATTGGATAGGCCATGACATGGTATTTTAGGCTGGCTTCAAGAGAGTTTATGTTAACTATGCATGTTAACAGGTAACCTGAAAGAATGGAAATGTCTAGAAATATCTGGTCTAAATCTTAAAGTTGTTTTCTTATCCTTTTAGATTCCAGTTGTGGAGACTCTATCACAGTATTTGGTATGATGACATTGTACCCATCAACTTCATATTATCTTGTGTTGTTAATATAAGAACCATTCAGAATCTCgcttgtcattttaaaatttctctctctctttctttctctttctctttctctttctctttctatgGATTTCATGCAGGTTGcgggaataaatgtcaaatctGTCAAAACTATCGCAAAGTCTGTGAGGAGCCTTTCCCCATACCGCCAGTGGACTGCCTATCTCTCCTGTTTGAGGTGGAATGTTGGAAACCTTTTAAGCTGGCGATGGACTCACTGAACAGCACTGACTGGTGCATCTGGCATAATGTGAGAGGGTGAGTAGTATGTGTTAAACAGTATAATGACTGCTAATTATTGCTTTTACCATTTaatacaatatttataatttgccaaagtgaaaaataacaccCCTTCTTGTATTTTCAGGGCGTATAATAACTTCAGCTTATGCACAGAGCAAATATGTGACTGTCTTCTGATCCCATGGCCCAACAGTCTGGTGGAGCACATCTTTGTGAAGATCCACTCCATGTTTTTCGAGGACTGTCCCACAGAGGAGCTAAGCGACCCACCACCAGGCATCGTCTTTGCCCTGGTGATAACGCCCATCTGCCTGATCCCGGTCATGGTCATCCTGGTGGTGCTCAAGACCAAGAATGGGGATGGCAGCTCCTGATAGGCCTGGATCGTTGCTCCACCCACGGCCTCCAAGAATATCACATCTCTACCTACGCTCAACGCTCTCTCCCGACCTGACGACCGCAACCTATTTACACAGGGGGCGGCATGCTGTGCTTTCTTTTCACCAGTGACTGAATCTCCCTGACAAGTTTACCTACACTTCACAGTCCTGATGAGGCTCTGAAGTATCTCTCACACTGACCACTTGTATTCAGACGCCATGCAGTATTGCACTGATTCCGAGTGGATTATGGCGGCTGTTCGGTGACAAAATCCGCTGGGTTAACAGAGACTTAATGTGACGATTTTGATATGGTTCCTGTACCGTGCGTCGTCTCATTTTGTGACATAAATCCGTGATACAAGTGTTGCTTTGAACTCCCTGTTTCCAGATCTGAGAGTGAACACTGATCATATTGGTCAAAACAAACTGACACATGAAACTGCCAAACTCGGAAAACAGTGCTTTGCAAAAAAACTggatcagtcattttttttgtttgtttttttgttctgcaCTTTGTTATTTCTCTCTTCAGGGTATATTTTACAAAAGCTCTCAAGCTTGCGAAAGCGAAATACATTCATGTTGACAATCCTCACATTGTTGGGGCTCTCTGGTGGAGTTGATAAAAGGCACAAAGTAATTTTGACAAGCCGAATTCCTGAACTCTTCATACACGATTCCTTTTTTACTGCCGTTCAAACTCTTTAGTCTGAGTGATCAATTATTCATATGCAAAATGCgccaaaacaaagcagaaaacacaTTCTGCCTCAACTGGCGGCTTTGGTGTTTTTCAGTTCATTATGTGAAATGAATATTTTGTCAGGCTTTGATGTGTGAAAAGGGGTGCTCTCTGACTGCCACTGTAATGTGTTGGTGAGGGAGGACAGGTCAGAGAGTAGGGAGGGTCTGGTGCATGGATTTGGTTATGTGAGTCACGGCAAATGGAAGGCTTGGGTCAGGGGTTACAGACAAGACACAATGAGCGGGTCCGCCCAGAGTAGGAGATCACTTTCCTGGTATTGTCTATTTTCTGATCCCAGAGAAATTCTTCAGCACTTTCCTCTGTCCAGACGATGACAGCCCTCACCGTCCCATGATGAGCCGGTTGAAGCGCAGTCGACCTAATAGATCGATCTAGCATCAGATTTCAGACAGAAGACATTTTTTGCATGTCTGTGCAGCGCAGCAATAAACACTGACCGATGACAGGAAGATAAGAGTGTTATCTTTTGCCTGAATCATGATAACGTGGCTTTGTATTGTTCAGCCTCGaatgacaacaaaacatttcatgtcatttcatatTTGGAAACAAAGAAATATATGTGAATGTATATATTGTGCTATATTTCTGCCATTGTTATAACTAACTGGACTTACTGTACTGTCTGAGACAATATAGCCTGCCTGTTCTCACactatgtactgtatgtgttttattattgatACAATTCAACCTACAATTGTATTGTTGGGTTGTTGCTTACTTTTTCTGATTTGGACCTTCTGGTGAATAAATTACTTACAAGTGGAAACCATTTAAACACATCTCCgaatcttcatcttcatcattaaAACCTTCTCTTGAAAAAACAGTCGAATATTAGGGGAAATATTCACAGTTTTGTGGTGTAATTCTGGCTAACAATTGCTGTaacctttttctgtgtttgagtAAACACTCCTGTCTCTTGTGGACAATGCAgataggcttttttttccctacctCAAGCAGTATTTCACTGTACCTTGAGAGAGCGGCGGGCCACATTTTAGTACAGTTGCTATGCTGTACAAGTGCTGATCCTGATGTAGTGAAGGAAGCAGTGACAGCAGTCATGCATCACACCCTCATCTGgcacacacagcactgctgggtgggcctgtgtgtatgtgtgtgtgtgtatgtgtgtatatgtgtgtatgtgtgtgcgtttctgtCTGGCAGGATTGGGTGGGAAAGTGTGTTTGGTGACCTTCTTCCTCCCTAGAAGTCAGGTCATCTTCGTCCCCGCCCCCTGCTGATTCCATCCAAATCTGTATTACTCCTTAGTGTTACAGTGGGCCagaacactttttttccccaaccgATGTTAAATGCATCACTGCAATAGTACATACCGCTAACTCAcagattattttcttttacaagCAAAGCCACCCAACAGTTCatacaaaacaataatacaaaACCATAGTATAGTTTATAGCACCACATCATACCATGTTACTGATCCACACTGTAGTTGCAATTTTGCAAGATGTGATTGTGGGAGCATTACtactcacattttatttaataaaatgcaaaatgtgtatgtgcacatttaCAAGCCAGATACCCAAGGGCATTTCTGTAGTGCTGTAAGTACTGTACATTTCAGTCATCAAACtttgccctctagtggctgtaTGTGTTGCAGTGAGAAACAACTGCATGGCACAGTAACATTTAGGTGCATTTTATATCAGTGCCTACCAGGAAACCACACCTCATTTAATCAAAAAGAGACAGCTAGTTTTCATTTAGTGTTATCTGAGCAATAAGTGGCATCACCCACTTTACTACAGTTTATCTCTAAAAAGCAATGCTATTGTCTGCAGGGTTTGGAACAGACATGCTGCATTTTAGATACACAGCGTCGGCAGCAGGATAATCACACATGTACTGTTGTAAGTGGTGCCACATAGGCTGGATTCATCCTGGCGTCCAGTAAAAATAGGCTCCTGGATTTGAGCAAACTTTCCACACTTAGCTGCCTGGGGATTTGAAGCGTCTCTGCCCACACTGCATTTGTTATAAcattctctctgtcattttgaaCATTAGGTTCAAACCCACAGTATTTATCTTTGAGATAGACAGACTAATGCTGGATTATGCAGAAGCAGGACGTTTGGCTGAACCAATGCAATCATGAGACCGTATTTaacatggaaatgtgtgttCTTTTAAATTTGATCTGATCCCAATGTATTTTTTACCCATGGCTAAACATGATAAAACTGTCACTTAAATTTTTAATCTGTTCTCCTTTTATTAACACAGACACTGTCTCGCAAAAGCATTGTTATGTCACCATAAGTCctttaaatccttttttttttttttttggatgtccATTGCTATCCATAGCTAATTTCCCAGTCCCTCAGCTGTGCCATAGCACAATTACATAATGTTATGAGATGCCTCAGCATGTACATAAATCAGCTGATTTAAAAGAGTCCTGTGGGCCTTAGTTTCAATGATCTGTACTGACGTGGAGTGGGCTGGCTTTTTGTTGTTGGGCTGCCATCGCTCTCTACTCACATGGACGTGGGAACATCCCTGTATAcatattttgttgatttaagGTGTCTGCATTATGTGTTTCAAGATAATTTTATTGATAAATTACTCAGGTAGCTTACTACTGTAATACCAGGAAATTCAGGGAAAATGGAAGCGAGGCACTGAGCTCAAAACTGCTCCAGGGGCGCTACAGTGTGGGTGACCCTGTGCTCTGGCCCCTCTGAGGAAGTTTGTAAGGGTGTGTATGTACTGCTAAGAGGGGTGTGTGAGGAGACAAATTTCAGTCGCCCAGTGTTAAGTCACAGTAAAATTCTTCCTCATATAGCAAATACACTGCAGCTGGaatgaaacaacacaaaaactgaaactgaagatctctctctctctatatatatatatataaaagaaataaaatactaaaacaaaacaaatgaaaactacCAAGCCCTTGCTGAAAACTAGCTGAAACTATGCTGAAATATTTAGCTGTTTAAAActatttgaaaataataataaaaacaaacaaacagtcgtAAGGAATAATAACtctggtgactgtgtgtgtctgtgcacagcgcatgtatatgtgtgactGCATGATCACAGAAATACTGTGCAGCAATCGCTTTAGGCAGACTGAGCACATTCCACATGCTCAGGAAATAAGCTTGATTTCCTGACAAATTTACAGGTCACACCCAACCAAATATGCATTCTAGGAGGGGTATTAAGACTGTGTTAAGTTTGCAGAGCACCTCTCAGATGCCAGCAGACACCTTGTGACCACAATGTCCTGCCACAGTCACCTCTCCAGGTATAGGGGGGTATGGCTGGGATTTGGAGCCTCTACCTTGAGCCTTTGAATCCCCTCATCCTGGGACGGCCAGGGCGGTTATGTCTCAGAAGTGCAAGAGTCTATTGAGGGTAAGGTATAAAGACATCCATATATCCTCTTGTGGTTCCTCTGGCAGACCAAGCAGTCTGGATTTTGGATTTGCCTCTGGAGGTAGTGATCATGTGAGCTTCATTGCCTTCTCCTTGGATGCCGGCACACCAAACCTGAAGGAGCCTTAACCGGTAGAACCAGGTCGTGCAGAAGCTGAATACCTGCCAGCCCAGTACCTGGAGAAGGTCAGCATCCTTGAGCAGGCCAGTGCCAAGATTGACGGGCAACTGTAGACTTTACCACCTACCTGAAATCCATTGACATGTAAGGCTCTGCACAGACTTTAGCTTCTGCTGACTGCAAATGTAACTCACTCAATAAAATTATGCTGTTAATATTGTCGAAAAAGTAACTGTGCCTTCATCTTTGAgcattatatgtttttttcacactgactggtTTATTGGAGCATGTGCACAAAGGAGTTTTGCCAGACTTGATGAAAATTAAATGATTGTGTCCACTGATGCGAGTTATTCAATGTGACATAAGTAATTAATTTCTTGTGCAAGATCCAGGCAGCTGGCACTGTTATCTCAGAGCTGACCCTTCAGCTGGATGACACCAAACTGGTGTCAAATGGCTTTAGAATCAAGCAAGTTTGGCATCAAAAGTTTCTGCTTGATCAGTCTGAATAATCCCATAGGAATCCACACTGTAAACATTTATAAATGCCTTACTGCCAACAAACAATTTGATAATCTGAGAAGTGACAAAAGTCAGAAAGTCTTAAATCCTCCCTCTAAGTTTAAAAGCGAGAGCAAGCAAGAGGATGCTGGGTGGTTTgtacctggagagagaggaccTGGTGCTGCAGCTGGACAACCTGACAGAAGAGCTGGTGGTCCTGAAATAGACAAGAAGGTGTGGTTTTCTGGATCAGGTTTATGAAATCATCCTACCTAATAATCTTGGTTGAGTTCTGGTGTAAAATGATGGCCAAAGGCGATTTCACTCTTCTCAGTGCAAGGTTTTTATCCTTTCTGCCTCTCCTAGGAGACAAGAGAAATGCAGCTGAGCCGTCAGATCCATGTGGGAGTGGATGCAGCTCCAGCAGTTGACCTGAATATTGCCTTTGCTGATGTCAGAGAGCAATATGAGGGTTTGCAGGCTAAAAACTACAGAAACGCTGATTCCTGGTTCAAGGGCGAGGCAAGA encodes the following:
- the ramp2 gene encoding receptor activity-modifying protein 2 isoform X1 encodes the protein MRASCCFIEPSCKKVEICNPYPPGKRDRALSGKMTTTNSSPMLSGCFVTLLLWAGCTTVFALVNQELEEEVLQATTPEYYITEPNGTANSSCGDSITVFGCGNKCQICQNYRKVCEEPFPIPPVDCLSLLFEVECWKPFKLAMDSLNSTDWCIWHNVRGAYNNFSLCTEQICDCLLIPWPNSLVEHIFVKIHSMFFEDCPTEELSDPPPGIVFALVITPICLIPVMVILVVLKTKNGDGSS
- the ramp2 gene encoding receptor activity-modifying protein 2 isoform X2, coding for MYPLPVAGCTTVFALVNQELEEEVLQATTPEYYITEPNGTANSSCGDSITVFGCGNKCQICQNYRKVCEEPFPIPPVDCLSLLFEVECWKPFKLAMDSLNSTDWCIWHNVRGAYNNFSLCTEQICDCLLIPWPNSLVEHIFVKIHSMFFEDCPTEELSDPPPGIVFALVITPICLIPVMVILVVLKTKNGDGSS
- the ramp2 gene encoding receptor activity-modifying protein 2 isoform X3 yields the protein MKGALGFIGVFLSFLSDSSCGDSITVFGCGNKCQICQNYRKVCEEPFPIPPVDCLSLLFEVECWKPFKLAMDSLNSTDWCIWHNVRGAYNNFSLCTEQICDCLLIPWPNSLVEHIFVKIHSMFFEDCPTEELSDPPPGIVFALVITPICLIPVMVILVVLKTKNGDGSS